A region of the Salvelinus namaycush isolate Seneca chromosome 13, SaNama_1.0, whole genome shotgun sequence genome:
ccatggggcagagagaaaaatgtgcagttttataatgctattctacacattttgtcatgagtcAGAGAAAATCGTGCAGTTTTAAGCTGATTTCctgcaattgtacacattttgccatgggtcagagagaaaaatatgcaattttaaagcaaatttcctgctactctacacattttgccatgaggctgagagaaaaaagtgtatattctgttaactcatacccaaataatgtttttgactcatcctatacccatatttgtggccaaagcataagtTGGACCGTTAAAGCTAATTTCCAGCAATTCTACACATCTCTAGGGGCCCCTGACCTCCAAGggtttactgcattgttgggttggAGCTtgcactgtacttgtgcacgtgataTTAAAACTCGAAACTTGAGTGTATTTAATCAAAAAGCTTCCCttgatacagtggcttgcgaaagtattcacccctgttggcatttttcctattttgttgccttacaacctggaattaaaataaatttttgggggggtttgtatcatttgatttacacaacatgcaggTTGCACTTTGAAgacacaaaatattttttattgtgaaacaaactagaaataacacaaaaaaaactgaaaacttgagtgtgcataactattcacccccccccccccccccccccaaagtcaatactttgtagagccaccttttgcagcaattacagctgcaagtctctggGGTATGCCActtggatttttgcccattcttcaaggcaaaactgctccagctccttcaagttggatgggttccgctggtgtacagcagtctttaagtcataccacagattctcaattggattgaggtctaggccattccaagacatttaaatgtttccccttaaaccactcaagtgttgctttagcagtataattagggtcattgtccttctggaaggtcaatctctgtcccagtctcaaatctctggaagactgaaacaggtttccctcaagaagttccctgtatttagcgccatccatcattccttcaattctggcCAGTTACCAGTCCCtcccgatgaaaaacatccccacagcatgatgctgccaccagcatgcttcactgtgaggatggtgttctcggggtgatgagaggtgttgggtttgctccatacatagcgttttccttgatggccagaaagctacatttttgtctaatctgaccagagtaccttcttccatatgtttggagagtctcgcacatgccttttggcgaacaccaaacgtgtttgcttatttttttctttaagtaatgttttttttctggccactctttcgtaaagcccagctctgtagagtgtgcggcttaaagtggtcctatggacagatactccaatctccgctgtggagctttgcagctccttcaggcttatctttggtctctttgttgcctctctgattaatgccctccttgcctggtccatgggttttggcaggtttgttgtggtgccatattctttccattttttaataatggatttaatagtgctctgtgggatgttcaaagtttcagatatttttttataacccaaccctgatctgtacttctcttcaactttgtctctgacctgtttggtgtcacgatcgtcataataacactcggaccaaagcgcagtgtgtAATCGTTTCAACATTTTTATTATAAGTGAACTGCACAAGAAACAATAAAGAAATAAACGAtacgtgaagctatggagtgctcacaggcaactacacataaacaagatcccacaaaacacagtggggaaatggctgcctaaatatgatccacaATCAGAAACAACGCTAAACAGCCAACATAGAatgccaacatagaaataaaacaacctagattacccaccctagtcacaccccgacctaaccaataTAGAGAAaaaaaaagctctctatggtcacgGCGTGACATTTGGAgtgctccttggtcttcatggtgccgcttccTTGGTGGTAcatcttgcttagtggtgttgcacaCTCTGAGGCCTTtcggaacaggtgtatatatacactgagatcatgtgacacttaaataaagtccacctgtgtgcaatctaactaattatgtgacttctgaaggtaattggttgcaccagatcttatttaggggcttcatagcaaagggggtgagtacatatgcacgcaccacttttccatttatttattttttataaaaattttaaacaagtaatttttttttgTTTCACTTAcaaatattttgtgtatgtccataaaaatacatttaaattacaggttgtaatgcaacaaaataggaaaaacgctaagggggatgaatacttttgcaaaaaaAGTTGTAAAACTATGTGCTATGTGATATTTGCACAATATGAGACAAATGTATTATGttcatatttatttatgtattgaTACTTTATTACATGTAACTGTTTAAAACCCAATCGGGATGCTTTTCCTATTGGAGTTCTGTTGTTTGGGGTGGATATATAGCGGTTTGCCACAAAACAAGATTATTTgtctctctaaaataaaagaCCTTGCAATATATTCTAAACTAAGTCATGTCTGTCTTTTCACTAGCCCATGTCATGGTAAGACAGAAAAATAATAGCTCTATCTCGTTCAtaatgtgtttttatttcatgTCAATTTACCAATATTTCTGAAAATGAATATATTGCATTTTGTAATTAAACTCTTCAAACATGTTCGGTTTAATTCAGCCCTGTGTCTAAACAGCCTTTGTATTTTACACATTCTCCACCTCCAAATTCTCAATTTCTTCTACCTCCCCTGGcagagtgtgtgagggagtgagtgagtctgTTTCCAGAGTGGAGTGTTAGGCCTTTGCATTATTGATGTTCACACTATTAACACATTAGAGAGGCAGTAGATCTTCCAGAGGCCTGCCGGTatggagacaaacacacacacacacacacaaacacacagctctGCATGTAGACGTCAGATCACACACAACTTTATCAGGAGATGGAGAGTCCCGTAACTGATACAGTGAAACAACATAATAGTGGTACCTAAATGTACATATTGCCCCTTTTGCACTTTGATGGAAAATGACTAATCACTACACAGTTCTAGTAGACCAAGTAAAATCAGTCTGATTACTGGATCTTCTTGGTGAAGGAGTCCCAGAGAGCAGCTAGTTGGGCCTTCAGGTCCTGGGCCAATGGGTCCAGCTTCTTCAGCTCCTCTCCATAGGGGGCCAGGTTCTGCTGGAGCTCCTGGGTTCTCTGGGTCAGCTGTGTCTGGAAGCTCTGGGTCAGGGGAATCATGCTCTTTTGGAACTCTTCCAGGTTCTGGTCTATTTTCTGCTTCAGATCCTCCGTGTAGGGGCCCAGCTGGGCCTGCAGCTGCTGCACACTCTTCTCCAGGCTTCCCTTCAGCTCCTCACTCTTCTGGAGTAGAGTGGTCTTCAGGGCGTCAGAGTCCAGGGCCTCAGCGTAGGTGGTCATGTCCCTTTTCAGCTCCTCCACCTGCCTCTGGATGTCTGCGTTCCACTCGTCAGAGTAGGGCTGCAGCTTGGCTGTCATGGTGCTCAGGTCCTTCTCCAGACGAGCTTTAAGCTGCTCGGCCTCCTGGGAAAACTTTGCCAGCAGGTCCTGAGTCAGAGGAGTCACCTGCCCACGCATGGCCACGGTGTACTGGTTCACAGCATCAGCACTCTCAGAGACCATGGTgctatggagacagagagagaaaggtcaATACAGAGGCAGAGTTATTGAGGTTAACAAACAGGTAGTTAGTTACTCAACAGTTGTTATGAAACACcattatattgtgttattttctACATACTGAGACTTACTTAACTTCGTGTGCCACCTCTGACTGTCGGATCTTCTGTAGGGTGTCCTCAGCGGTGAGTGTTGCCTTGGCGACATAGTCCCAGAATGCATCTTTCACCATGTCCAGCTGTTGCTGAGACTGGTCCTGCCACAGGCCATTGGCATTGCACCCTGTAGGAGAGGCCGTggattatttcattttcagtcTAGACTGGAGGGTATTTGAGATGATACATTTACTCCTTTCATTGATATTACACTACTGTTACATTTAGTATTGTCAATTTCCTTCCTGTCAAAAATACAAACACTATAGCCAAGTGTTGATTAATGAAAACATGAAAACGTATTCTCCACTCACCAGTGAAAACAGCAAGAGCAAGCAGCACTAAGACATTCATGACTGGGCTGTAGGCTGTTAATTGGAGAAAAAAATACAATTGGTGAATGAAATATTAAAGTCAGTTTCTCATCCCAGATATTATTGTAGCCTATGTGATTACAAAATGCCTAGAGGCAGCTAGTGTCTTACCTGCTTGAGAGAGCTTGTGTCCTTGTTTCTGGTAGTACTGTGTACTGCAGGTATCAgggctgtgtgtatatataggggACTGGCAATTGTAGTGAAGAACAAAGTCCAGGACTGAGTGTCCTGCTGTATGTCCTCTTGTCACATCGACTGCCACATCACATCCTCAGTACTCTGGGGACACGTTATGGGGACCCAGATGACCTGCTGACACCATCCATTTTAGCGTCATCATAATAGCATTTGACATTATGGGACATTTTCCCAGACAcatattaagcctagtcctgcACTAAAAGGGCTTTAAATATAGAATGCTTTGAAAATGTGTTTTACTCCAGGGctaaatctgtgtctgggaacTCTGTAATTCTACGGTGTTACTTCATCTATAGGGGatggaatggctgaagaattggtTGATAGGTAAAAGCTGATTATTATTCACTTATTTGTATTTCAAGTATGTCATTCGGGTCTGACCGCTATCTGAACACTGTCTTCCAGATTAGGGGTGAAATTAGAGATTGATTAAATATGGACTAAATGTAGACTTGATTCAGATGTCAATAGAAATGAATGAATTACATTAGTCATGAGATGATGTGTTGGGAAACAAGTGGCAATGAAAATACGTATGGGTGACGCACTGATGACTCAGTAGACTCTGAACTTTCATATTGCAATGTCATATGATAAGAAACATCATCAGGTTAATGTTTGTCTGAAGATCTCGTGGTCAGTATTTTGTCACGTAGAGATGCTTCTTGTTGTAAAATGTACACTAATCCTATCGCCCACCACAAAAACAAATCATAAAACTCTATATAGGGAGTTAATAAATCCAAAATACACATACATGTTTACCCCAAATGcgtacattaaatacattttttgaatgaAACAGATATTTTAACTTCATATAGTCTGACAAGAACTTTGACCCCCAATATCTTTGGATGACCCAGTAGAGATTGTTTTGAGAGAAGGGATTGTATTTCCTTACACAACCAAGTCCTACACTTAATACTCAGTCAGATAAAGCTGAATTGTTGCACTCAGCCTTTCAAGTGAAATTACTGATCAGAATTCATACCCTAATGCTATTGTTGTTTATGGAACCAAATTATTAAATAGGTAGTTGCTAAATGCTGactcttctttaaaaaaaatgatctTAAGGGTTTCAGTTCAATATATTTTCCAAGtcaataaattcaattgattcctGATTCCTTTTAGTGGTCGGAAATAAACATAAACAAAGGCACAGAGAGATCATCCATAGAAAAAGATGTGATGGAAAATCCAATGAGTTCTTGCTTACTTTAATGGTGCTACCATATATAATGTGGAATCGTACATTCTATACAATCTATTTCTGTCCACTCTCCTGAGAATAGAGTTTCTGTAATaccacaaggctgcagggccgtTCCACTCCTAATGATTGGGTGGGGGAATTCACAAATGAACAAAACTCAGAATAAAAACAACTCGGGCAAAAATAATGCTTGTGGGTGTAATGTTTGTGAAAATGGCTATATTATGGAGTACTAACATATTAGTTGTGGCTGTTGTGTTTGGTTGTTTGTGTGACGCACAAACATGGAGACCATCATCACAGAAACCGTTAGGTCAAGCTCTTCAGCAACCTCAGCAGGCCAGGTACagtagggtttcccaaactctgtcctgcccccccccccccccccccccccccggttgcacatttagttttttcccctagcactacacagctgattcaaataatcaaagcttgatgatgaggtggttatttgaatcagctgtgtagtgttagggaaAAAACCTAAATGTgcaactgg
Encoded here:
- the LOC120058395 gene encoding apolipoprotein A-IV-like produces the protein MNVLVLLALAVFTGCNANGLWQDQSQQQLDMVKDAFWDYVAKATLTAEDTLQKIRQSEVAHEVNTMVSESADAVNQYTVAMRGQVTPLTQDLLAKFSQEAEQLKARLEKDLSTMTAKLQPYSDEWNADIQRQVEELKRDMTTYAEALDSDALKTTLLQKSEELKGSLEKSVQQLQAQLGPYTEDLKQKIDQNLEEFQKSMIPLTQSFQTQLTQRTQELQQNLAPYGEELKKLDPLAQDLKAQLAALWDSFTKKIQ